From the genome of Paralichthys olivaceus isolate ysfri-2021 chromosome 4, ASM2471397v2, whole genome shotgun sequence:
TTTAAGAAATTCAAGTCTCACCAGTGGGTATAATATATCCTGGCTCCAACACACACTGCTGGAAGGGATGGGCAATGGACGATTGGTAGGCAGATTAATCAAAGTGATCATCTGTTTGTAAAGATGTGCTTTTCTGTGACTGCAGGGTGATACTTAAGCAGTGGTACCCATGTGATTGCAAGCTGTAAGTAGCATGCGTAGGACATCTTGAAACGCACATGCATACGGGTCTGTTTGCCCCTCTAGAGATAACCAGAATTAATGTTTGACTGGGACACTTTCCTCTAAATCATGGAGAGCCACATGAATATAtctgtggaaaagaaaaaagagaaactctttataaatatatgtgtgtgtgtgtgtgtgtatgtatttcttTGCATACAGTGCATATCTCTATACTACACTAGTTCAATCTACCAGCAGTCTGAGACCGGTGTGGTCCTACTTAGCTTGGCAAAGAGAGACAGCTCATCCGAGTCCCCTTGAGCCTGAACTGAGGAGGACCAATGCGTGAAGATCCAGGTGAAGATCTGAGGTAATGCTGCTCCACTGGTAGCATCTCCACATGTCCACAGTCTGGAAGACAAACAGGATCAGATTTAATAGACAATGGATTAAACGAGAAATTGCAAAATTTCTatataaatgattttttttaaacaagcaaCAAATACACAACCCATGTTTAGGTTCAGCATCGCACACAGTGCCGCAACTACATCAAATAGAagtattcatatatatttttgactCAGACGTTTGCAAATTAGAATTGGATTTTATCACAACTGATGCTAGATACTGTCTAGCATCAGTTGTGATAAAGGACTTTTTTGCTTATTTAAGATCTGTGTCCTCAGTTATAGACACAAACAACTACAGTAAACACAATGATCACTTATAATaaatacagatacagatacagatgCAGATGCACACCATACCATTAAATATTAGCTGTATAATCCCTAAAGAATGAAATGTACATTTACCATGTGGTCTTCAGTATGAGATAAAGGGCAGACACAGTTTAAGGGCACTAAATAATGCATTGTATGCATGATTGCAGGATGTGACATTTCAAAGACAGTGTGCAGTGTAAAGtgttttaagataagataagataatcctgtATTAGACTTCATGACTATCTGAACCAAACAAACTCACGAGGACTGTCACTTGTTACCTTCCACTGCAAATAACACGATGCGTAACATTAGGAAACTTATGATCACACTAGTACGGCTAGCACCTGCTAGCTAACTAGTTAGCTACACCAACGTATTTGTAGCGGATTGAGCATCATTTATTAGAAACCACAGAAATGACCTGAACGCAGATAACCAGAAACAGTCCGTTCTTTACAACTCTCTTTAACTTTGTCAGAACTCACCATCAGTCTCTCAAGAGGACGCGTCTTCCGCTGTATCCTGGAGACCagtcttcttctgtggtttatCTGGACATCTAAGTGCTTTTACCGCCACCTAGCGTGCTGAGTTATAATTCGTTTTCAACGATGAGGGAAATATAAagatacagtctatggtttgcaGACTGCATCAGGGTGATCACGAGGAGTCAGGGGGTGACAGGGACAGTTTGGAGAGCGGCAAGTGTGTCAAAGACATTAAAGTTAGATTCAAACATGGATACAAGAGAATAGCAGAGCACTGGGGGCAACACAACCAAAGGCCAAAAAAGAAGATGTCAGCAGAGACATTGATGTTCtgacaaacacaacatgcctgATCCTGAGGGCTTGTGGATGTGATGatgaactgtttgtgtgtgaaatcacATCAGCACTATCACTATGGGGATCTGTAGCCTGAAAGCACAACCACAGTCAAACTGCAGGGGACATGAAGTCGAGCCAAACAGATAGAGAGCGTCCCCTTGTGGCACAATGTGAAAATTACACTGTTCATAAAACTGATGGGGTCTGTGACCCTGTGATGGAGTAATACTCAGATCCTTTCATTGTGTAAAATCATTATGTTCCATATTCAAGTTTTACTTACACCTAAGATGTCAAAGGTGGTGTAAGACTGAACTAATACAgcaatagaaatataaaagcatTTTCATCATAACCATATATTTAACAATGTGTTATTGTTCCTcaaaaacaagaatttaaaaGCAAGCTGTAAAAACATACTTGCATTTAAGCTACACGTGTCCTTCcttcaaaatgtattatttcttaATATCAGTAAATCATTGTGGTGCACTTATGCTCCCAGGCAACCCTGTTTATTCTAAATCACATTTCTTAATATTTAAGgccttaaaaaaacattttatattgtgCAACAAACAGCCTCCCCCGCTATAAGGGGCTATAGAACAGGAGAGGAGGGGCTCCTGTTATGAATGATTCCAGTCTGCGGTAAATGGGTCGATGCGGTCACTGGCTGACCTGAGGCCTGAGCCAAGTTTCTCGCCATGTCTGCCTCTCTATTGTGAGCGGGCAGCAGCTCCCTCTGCAGGGGGCCCGATTGCTGCTCAAAGGGACGTCCCGGACTGTGAGCCACTCTCACTAACACTGACAGGTTCCCCAGGATCAGACCTGAGACTCCTGCCTGTCTCTGCTTTGCTCTATGTTGTCTGGTTCTGACTCCTCGCTTTACACCAAAGTTACAGAGGAGCCTACATGGTGAGTTTTATTACAAAATTGATTCccatatttctctctttctacctttgtctatttgtttggttttcatcCTTCTTTCCATTGcatactttttactttttgtagAAAGATTCTCTCTACATTTTCAAACTAATTGAATGTtggtctcttttctctctgaaacatAACTTTTCACTTCCTTTCTATGTCTCAGTATTTGCAGTTTACCAAGCAAGATGAAACTGACGTTTGGGACTCTGCCCATCAAAGAGAACCCATGCACTTCTATGTCTAGTGTCACTGTCGGTCTGTGTCTTCTCACCTTCCTCCTGATGGCCCTCAGGGGCCGAAAGAACTACCAACACACCTCCCAGGGGGACCACACTAaatatcctcctcttcctggcCCCACACCGTGGCCCCTTGTCGGTAACCTGCTCCAGATGGGGGACCAGATTCATCTTTCTCTAACACATCTGAGGCTCCGCTACGGTGATGTTTTCAAGGtatatgaaattaaatgtgtgaaacatTTAAGATGGTCTAATGATGAGGTATTTGCTCATTCTATCATGTGATCATTCCTGTACCTCAGATGCATCTGGGCTCTTTGACTGTTGTGGTCCTGAGTGGATACTCCACCATCAGACAGGCACTGGTCCGACAGGGGGATGCTTTTGCAGGGCGGCCTGACCTTTTCACCTTTTCTGCTGTGGCCAACGGGACCAGTATGACCTTCAGTGAGAAGTACGGACCGGCCTGGATGCTCCATAAGAAGCTATGCAAAAATGCCCTCAGGTCTTTCTCCCAGGCTGAGCCCAGGGGATCTGGTGCCACCTGCCTGCTGGAGGAGCATGTCTGTGCTGAGGCTGCTGAGATGGTGGAGGTGATTCGGGAGCAGGTTGCTGCTAAAAGGGAAATGGGCCAAGATGTGATGGGCATAGATCCAGTGATACCCTTGGTAACCTCAGTGGCAAATGTTGTATGTGCCCTCTGTTTTGGGAAAAGGTATGACTACAATGATAAGGAGTTTCTCACTATTGTCCACATCAACAACGAGGTCCTGAGGATCTTTGCAGCAGGGAACCTGGCTGATTTTTTCCCTGTGTTTCGTTACTTTCCGAGTCCATCTCTGAGGAAGATGGTGCAGCACATCCACAGGATGAATGGATTCATGGAGAGGAGCATTGAGGAGCACATCAACACCTTTGATAGGGTAAGGAGGCCAGTAGATTCACTGGTAGACCGGAATTTATATCAGTTAAGTGGGAGGACAATGCAAAAGAAAAGCATAATTACATGCAGCTACAGCAAAAATGAAATCACTATTGTTTTGCAGTCTATTTCTTGAAGAACAAAATCATCTTCTCAGTGTTTCAGGACCTGAGTACATCACATATTTTAAATCTAATGTATGACTGTTGGGCActatacagaaaaatacatgaGCAAAGCCGaaatttaaagttttgaaggacacacaacagaaaatttatatttcaaagaaaagtacaaacatATCTCATTAGTATCATGACATCACCATAATGAGTGGTGGTTTGGATGGTTTATATCTTGACTCTTGTCAATCTATTGCAAGGTgatcacaaaatacaaacattataTATTAAGGACGGTCCCTTGTGGTGGATCACGTAACACAAAGTGTCATTTTCTATAGATCTGTCGCACTAATTTGCTGTCCATTATTCATCTGACATTGCACTCATGCAGTAGTAGTTGTGAGTGCGACTGTAgccaaaaaataacaaacaagttCCCTGGGAGGGACCTTTGTTCTTGTGCAGAGTGGATAAAATGTTCGCACACACTCTAATTAGGAATTGGCAACCCAGTGGAAGACACGCGTCGTACCATAACTGATTATACTGTCTCTTCTCTAATTATTGCTTTTAAATTTTGAACCACCATTTCAACACAATCACAAATCACCCTGTTGTTGACAAATATAGCTTAATGCTtaggtgatgatgatgtcatcggGGACTTAAGAAAGTCGAATGTTATAGTTCCTGTcatattgtgtatgtgtgtgaatgtgtgtgtgattgcagaACTGTATCCGGGATATTACAGACGCTCTGATTGCACTTTGTGAGGACAGGGAGGAAAATAAGGAAACGTCTGTGCTCTCCAACTCTCAGATCATTCACACGGTCGTAGACATCTTTGGAGCAGGTTAGAAACAACACATTCTTGGATGACCAATAATGATAATGACTTGGAACTGATCATACTGATCGAAACCATTGATCTCTTTTCATTGCAGTCGTGTTCTTTGTTATTTTCTGAAGGATTTGACACCATCATTGCTGGTTTACAGTGGAGCCTGTTGTACCTCGTCAAGTTTCCTGACGTCCAGGACAGAATCCAGCAGGAGATAGGTACTgtcttgtgttttaatattataatataacatTATTTTTACATAACTAATGAGAAAATATTGTGGCTGTAGTTTATCGGTGATAGAAAACTAGTAGACATGTGAAAATGCATCTCTTTCTAAATAGTGTATGATCACAGGAGGAGCCAGGCACAGAAGTCTAGTATGAAGTGTCAGACATCAGAATTTTAGGCAAAATCACAttcaaaaaaacccaacaatgTGCAGACCCCGGTGCCCTCCCCGCACAGACAAAATCTGACAGCCACGAGAGAAACCCACAAAAGATCAATCCAATTTGCTGATGCCAGAGCTACTTTTGAAGTCTGCTGACAGAAGTGCTGCTGTCTTCTGTTCCGAGGCACGTTGCATTTTTCACAGAGGGGAGGTGGGATGGGTTGGAGGGGGGGCACACTTAGAGAAGACACTGGCTGAAtcaggaaaagagggagagagagagagagagaaggggggcatgaacagacagagaaagacagacagaaaggtcAGAGAGTTGATCCAGACCGACACAAAGACGGTAACACGCAAGGCATTGAACACATATGTAGATTAACACTCTTCACCTACTGTACGCATCACTTGAATCAGGGTTAAATTAATACAGTGAATTGACTGAGAAGCTTTTCATTCCATTCTGTAAAGCAGGTTCTCCACTTTAATGGAAACCTATTAGTGAACGAGCACGAGCAATTGATTTGAAAGACGAGCATATGTGCGAAAAGTTAGAAACTCAAAGAAGACAAAAcacctttctgtttgtgttgagctgagctgcagctaAAGTCTACATACGAGAATTTGTGAGCCAATGAAACTTATGATCATGTGGTTTCATGAGATATAAAATAATTAGCTATAGAGTGATTTGATACCATTGCAGACTCCAGCTTCAATAAATCTGAACCTGCATCATAGCTGAGGGGTTGTAACGTGTCTAGTTTGTGTGGTAACTCAAAGAAATATATCTCCAAATGTATCATTGTTCATCCTTATCCATGCATATACATAAGATTACTCATTACAATGTATATTACTAGTTTAAAAAAGCACTCTGTCTTGCAGTGAAATATTTAATTGCGATGTTTCATTGCTCAACATTCACCTACAGTGCTCAACAATGCCTCAGAAACATATTGTTTGAAAGTTTGTGCAAACACTCGCCAGATCCTTACATTTGGAACTTTGGTGTGTTTATTCTCTTGCAGATGACCACATAGGAGCAGCCAGACTGCCCAGGTTTTCAGATAAGACCAAGATGCCTTTCACGGAGGCGTTCATATATGAAGTGTTTCGTCATGCTTCCTACATCCCTTTCACCATACCTCACTGGTAAGACTGTCTTGTGTACAGTAAAGGTCTATATATCTCTGAAGCATGttatgtttgttatttagcaggattacacaaaacctaCTCTACTGGCTTCTGTAAAAGTTTGTGGAGGAAGGGAGGACATGTTCAGTTTTCATATGGGTCTAaatcaggggcagatccaggaatgtttttctttaacattatgagatttccgttgatttctcagagaataatcaCTGGAtcttgagtgtgtgcaatttagtgcggatccaaataaaaatcaggatctaATGAATTTACGGCATCATCCTAAGGGATCTGATGAGTGCTGTTCTAATCATTCAGGCTTTCCTCTCTTTTAGCACCACAAGAAACATCACCCTGAATGGATATTTCATTCCTAAAGACACATGTGTCTTCATCAATCAGTATCAAGTCAATCATGATGTGTGAGTAGCCACAAGCATTCATCACTAATTGTGACTTTGGACAGTGTATAGTGTGAATTATAAGAATTGGTGCACATCATTGgtcttcatgtttttctctctgtcccagTGATCAATGGGGCGACCCAGACACATTTCGCCCTGAGCGATTCCTGGGTCCATCAGGACTCCTCAACAAGGAGCTCATGGAGAAGGTTCTCATCTTTGGCATGGGGAAGAGACGCTGTCTTGGAGATGGATTTGCACGCTtggagatgtttgtgtttctcaccaCGCTGCTCCACGGGCTGCGGATTGAAAATGTCCCCGGGCAGGAGCTAGACCTCAGCACTGACTTTGGTCTGACGATGAAACCGCGTCCATACAATATCACCATCTCCTCTAGGTTTTAGAGCTTCAAAACCCCAAATGATGCTCTGTGTGGATGTTTTAGaaaatcacaaatcacaaatacTAATAACTTTTTATTCGCCACTGTCTTTGGCTAACCGTTATAACACCACAGAGATACAGTACCTCTCTTTGTTCGTAGAATATTTACTTAGGCAAATGTGGTCAA
Proteins encoded in this window:
- the cyp1d1 gene encoding cytochrome P450 1D1 isoform X3 gives rise to the protein MLSGSDSSLYTKVTEEPTWGRKNYQHTSQGDHTKYPPLPGPTPWPLVGNLLQMGDQIHLSLTHLRLRYGDVFKMHLGSLTVVVLSGYSTIRQALVRQGDAFAGRPDLFTFSAVANGTSMTFSEKYGPAWMLHKKLCKNALRSFSQAEPRGSGATCLLEEHVCAEAAEMVEVIREQVAAKREMGQDVMGIDPVIPLVTSVANVVCALCFGKRYDYNDKEFLTIVHINNEVLRIFAAGNLADFFPVFRYFPSPSLRKMVQHIHRMNGFMERSIEEHINTFDRNCIRDITDALIALCEDREENKETSVLSNSQIIHTVVDIFGAGFDTIIAGLQWSLLYLVKFPDVQDRIQQEIDDHIGAARLPRFSDKTKMPFTEAFIYEVFRHASYIPFTIPHCTTRNITLNGYFIPKDTCVFINQYQVNHDVDQWGDPDTFRPERFLGPSGLLNKELMEKVLIFGMGKRRCLGDGFARLEMFVFLTTLLHGLRIENVPGQELDLSTDFGLTMKPRPYNITISSRF
- the cyp1d1 gene encoding cytochrome P450 1D1 isoform X1 yields the protein MLSGSDSSLYTKVTEEPTCICSLPSKMKLTFGTLPIKENPCTSMSSVTVGLCLLTFLLMALRGRKNYQHTSQGDHTKYPPLPGPTPWPLVGNLLQMGDQIHLSLTHLRLRYGDVFKMHLGSLTVVVLSGYSTIRQALVRQGDAFAGRPDLFTFSAVANGTSMTFSEKYGPAWMLHKKLCKNALRSFSQAEPRGSGATCLLEEHVCAEAAEMVEVIREQVAAKREMGQDVMGIDPVIPLVTSVANVVCALCFGKRYDYNDKEFLTIVHINNEVLRIFAAGNLADFFPVFRYFPSPSLRKMVQHIHRMNGFMERSIEEHINTFDRNCIRDITDALIALCEDREENKETSVLSNSQIIHTVVDIFGAGFDTIIAGLQWSLLYLVKFPDVQDRIQQEIDDHIGAARLPRFSDKTKMPFTEAFIYEVFRHASYIPFTIPHCTTRNITLNGYFIPKDTCVFINQYQVNHDVDQWGDPDTFRPERFLGPSGLLNKELMEKVLIFGMGKRRCLGDGFARLEMFVFLTTLLHGLRIENVPGQELDLSTDFGLTMKPRPYNITISSRF
- the cyp1d1 gene encoding cytochrome P450 1D1 isoform X2 — its product is MLSGSDSSLYTKVTEEPTCICSLPSKMKLTFGTLPIKENPCTSMSSVTVGLCLLTFLLMALRGRKNYQHTSQGDHTKYPPLPGPTPWPLVGNLLQMGDQIHLSLTHLRLRYGDVFKMHLGSLTVVVLSGYSTIRQALVRQGDAFAGRPDLFTFSAVANGTSMTFSEKYGPAWMLHKKLCKNALRSFSQAEPRGSGATCLLEEHVCAEAAEMVEVIREQVAAKREMGQDVMGIDPVIPLVTSVANVVCALCFGKSPSLRKMVQHIHRMNGFMERSIEEHINTFDRNCIRDITDALIALCEDREENKETSVLSNSQIIHTVVDIFGAGFDTIIAGLQWSLLYLVKFPDVQDRIQQEIDDHIGAARLPRFSDKTKMPFTEAFIYEVFRHASYIPFTIPHCTTRNITLNGYFIPKDTCVFINQYQVNHDVDQWGDPDTFRPERFLGPSGLLNKELMEKVLIFGMGKRRCLGDGFARLEMFVFLTTLLHGLRIENVPGQELDLSTDFGLTMKPRPYNITISSRF